One Ranitomeya imitator isolate aRanImi1 chromosome 1, aRanImi1.pri, whole genome shotgun sequence DNA window includes the following coding sequences:
- the LOC138657550 gene encoding uncharacterized protein, with protein MASGSDSSTPPLRSEASSSEEESQEEEREQEQRPEQEQRPRGQAVVAGRRVSQRALDEPLNIDLMVASIEERGPLWDSRDPRHADQGILRCMWKEVAQLLWDGFDSASPTVKASFLRKLRTRWRSMKDRFKRGLKKEGQARSGAAASRTSVYKYNRILQFLRPVLESRETHSSTREPVRPSGAVLWEAPSQASQPSHSESRSAPPQSGEPAAEWFQGAVR; from the exons atggccagcggcagtgattccagcaccccaccgctgaggagtgag gcttcttcaagtgaggaggagagccaggaggaagagagggagcaggagcagagaccggagcaggagcagagaccacggggccaagctgtggttgcaggacggaga gtttcacaacgggccctggatgaacccctCAACATCgacctcatggtggcatccatagaggaacggggcccgttgtgggacagccgtgacccccggcacgcggaccagggcatattgcggtgtatgtggaaagaggtggcacaattgctgtgggatggcttcgacagcgcttcccccacggtcaaagctagttttc tTCGAAAACtgcggaccagatggcgctccatgaaggaccgtttcaagaggggcctgaaaaaggaaggACAGGCCCGTAGTGGTGCAgcggcttcaaggacctcggtttacaagtataaccgtatactgcaattcttgagaccggtccttgaaagcagaga aacacacagcagcacccgcgagcctgtccgaccctctggagcggtcctttgggaAGCGCCATCTCAAgcctcgcagccatcccacagcgagagcaggtctgcaccaccacaatctggcgaaccggcagccg aatggtttcaaggcgctgtgcgataa